One window of Channa argus isolate prfri chromosome 4, Channa argus male v1.0, whole genome shotgun sequence genomic DNA carries:
- the LOC137125473 gene encoding NLR family CARD domain-containing protein 3-like isoform X1: MKFDELTSHCHDVGESSGRICGGPDSAGPGPEPSCVSFKSDWSAERYIDFKGQEPSPVKRICGGPDSAGPGPEPSCVSFKSDWSAERYIDFKGQEPSPVKREDQQSSEVPSGQSAQQHQTHLDSIFMLLEDNIVTFVKNELKKIQKSPDYPECLESQKGDEELLDGEDEEQRRSSRESFLKITVNFLRRMKQEKLADCLQRAHSKHKLKSHMKQKFQFVFEGITKAGNPVVLNQIYTELYITEGGTREVNDEHEVRQIETASRKLVRPETTIRHEDIFKASPGRDGSIRTVMTKGVAGIGKTVLTQKFTLDWAEEKANQDIQFTFPLTFRELNVLKEKKFSLVELVHLLFPETKGICRFEEFQVVFIFDGLDECRLPLDFHNNEILTDVTESTSVDVLLTNLIRGNLLPSARLWITTRPAAANQIPPECVDMVTEVRGFTDPQKEEYFRKRFRDEEQTSIISHIKISRSLHIMCHIPVFCWITATVLEDVLKTSDGAELPKTLTEMYIHFLLVQTRLKNIKYDGGAETDPHWSPENRKMIESLGKLAFEQLQKGNLIFYESDLTECGIDIRAASVYSGVFTQIFKEERGLYQDKVFCFVHLSVQEFLAALHVHLTFINSGINLLTEQLTFDKRSKLFYQSAVDKVLQSPNGHLDLFLRFLLGLSLQNNQTLLKGLLRQSRGRSKTNQDTVHYIKKKISDNLSAEKSINLFHCLNELNDCSLVEEIQQYLRSGSLSRDELSPAQWSALGFILLSSGKDLDMFNLKEYCGSEEALLRLLPVLKASKKLLLSGCNLSERSCEALSSVLSSQSSSLRELDLSNNNLQDSGVKLLSDGLKSPHCQLETLSLSGCNLSETSCEALSSVLSSKSSSLRELDLSNNNLQDSGVKLLSDGLKSPHCQLETLRLTDCNLSERSCEALSSVLISQSSSLRELDLSNNNLQDSGVKLLSDGLKSPDCQLGNLRLSGCLITEKGCASVASALSSNASHLRELDLSYNHPGDSGVKLLSAGVKTLKVEPGGERWLRPGLRKYFCQLTIDTNTVNRKLQLSDNNRKVKYVEEEQSYPDHPDRFDPLHHLLCSNVLTGRCYWEVEWGRAIDVSVNYRGVRRKGNSRDCCSGGNNQSWSLICDHPDDSHKYFFRHNGKHTYISSFSSSVSNRVAVYVDCPAGTLSFYRVSSDKLIHLHTFNTTFTEPLYPGLEARMPGSWLSLCPE, from the exons ATGAAGTTCGACGAGTTAACGAGTCATTGTCACGATGTCGGAGAGTCATCTGGGAG AATCTGTGGAggaccagactctgctggaccTGGACCTGAGCCCAGCTGTGTCTCCTTCAAGAGTGACTGGTCAGCTGAACGCTACATTGATTTTAAAGGACAAGAACCTTCTCCTGTAAAAAG AATCTGCGGAggaccagactctgctggaccTGGACCTGAGCCCAGCTGTGTCTCCTTCAAGAGTGACTGGTCAGCTGAACGCTACATTGATTTTAAAGGACAAGAACCTTCTCCTGTAAAAAG AGAGgaccagcagagctcagaggttcccAGTGGTCAGTCtgcccagcagcatcaaacacacctggactccatatttatg ctgctggaggacaacattgtcacttttgtgaagaatGAGCTGAAGAAGATCCAGAAGAGTCCAGATTACCCAGAATGCTTAGAGAGTCAGAAGGGGGATGAGGAGTTGTTGGAtggtgaggatgaagagcagaggaggagcagcagagagtcatttctgaagatcacagtgaacttcctgaggagaatgaagcaggagaagctggctgactgtctgcagagag CACATTCCAAACATAAACTCAAGTCTCACATGAAGCAGAAGTTCCAGTTTGTGTTTGAAGGCATcactaaagcaggaaacccagtcgttctgaatcagatctacacagagctctacatcacagagggagggactagagaggtcaatgatgaacatgaggtcagacagattgaaacagcatccaggaaactagtcagaccagaaacaacaatcagacatgaagacatctttaaagcctcacctggaagagatggatCAATCAgaacagtgatgacaaagggagtggctggcattgggaaaacagtcttaacacaaaagttcactctggactgggctgaggaaaaagccaaccaggacatacagttcacatttccattgactttcagagagctgaatgtgctgaaagagaaaaagttcagcttggtggaacttgttcatctcctctttcctgaaaccaaaggaatctgcaggtttgaagagttccaggttgtgttcatctttgacggtctggatgagtgtcgacttcctctagacttccacaacaatgagatcctaACTGATGTCACAGAGTCcacttcagtggatgtgctgctgacaaacctcattagagggaatctgcttccctctgctcgcctctggatcaccacacgacctgcagcagccaatcagatccctcctgagtgtgttgacatggtgacagaggtcagagggttcactgacccacagaaggaggagtacttcaggaagagattcagagatgaggagcaaaCCAgcatcatctcccacatcaagatatcacgaagcctccacatcatgtgccacatcccagtcttctgctggatcactgctacagttctggaggatgtgttgaaaaccagtGATGGAgcagagctgcccaagaccctgactgagatgtacatccacttcctctTGGTTCAGACCAGactgaagaacatcaagtatgatggaggtgctgagacagatccacactggagtccagagaacaggaagatgattgagtctctgggaaaactggcttttgagcagctgcagaaaggaaacctgatcttctatgaatcagacctgacagagtgtggcattgatatcagagcagcctcagtgtactcaggagtgtttacacagatctttaaagaggagagaggactgtaccaggacaaggtgttctgcttcgtccatctgagtgttcaggagtttctggctgctcttcatgtccatctgacattcATCAACTCCGGAATCAATCTGCTGACTGAACAATTAACTTTTGACAAAAGGTCCAAATTGTTCTATCAGAGTGCTGTGGACAAGGTCTTacagagtccaaatggacacTTGGATTTGTTCCTTCGTTTTCTTCTAGGTCTTTCACTGCAGAACAATCAGACTCTGCTAAAAGGTCTTCTTAGACAGTCCAGAGGTCgatcaaaaacaaatcaggacacAGTGCATtacatcaagaagaagatcagtgataatctgtctgcagagaaaagcatcaacctgttccactgtctgaatgaactgaatgattgtTCTCTAGTGGAGGAGATCCAACAGTACCTGAGATCAGGAAGTCTCTCTAGGGATGAattgtctcctgctcagtggtcagctctgggTTTCATCTTGCTGTCATCAGGAAAAGATCTGGACATGTTTAACCTGAAGGAATATTGTGGTTCAGAAgaggctcttctgaggctgctgcctGTGTTAAAAGCTTCTAAGAAACTTCT Tctgagtggctgtaacctctcagagagaagctgtgaagctctgtcctcagttctcagctcccagtcctctagtctgagagaactggacctgagtaacaacaacctgcaggattcaggagtgaaattactctctgatggactgaagagtccacactgtcaactggagactctcag cctgagtggctgtaacctctcagaaacaagctgtgaagctctgtcctcagttctcagctccaagtcctctagtctgagagaactggacctgagtaacaacaacctgcaggattcaggagtgaaattactctctgatggactgaagagtccacactgtcaactggagactctcag GCTGACTgactgtaacctctcagagagaagctgtgaagctctgtcctcagttctcatctcccagtcctctagtctgagagaactggacctgagtaacaacaacctgcaggattcaggagtgaaattaCTCTCTGATGGACTGAAGAGTCCAGACTGTCAGCTGGGGAATCTCAG actgtcaggttgtctgatcacagagaaaggttgtgcttctgtggcctcagctctgagctccaacgcctcccatctgagagaactggacctgagctacaatcatccaggagactcaggagtgaagttGCTGTCTGCTGGAGTTAAAACTCTCAA GGTGGAGCCTGGTGGAGAACGATGGCTGAGaccaggtctgaggaagt atttctgtcaactcACAATCGACACAAACACCGTGAACAGGAaactacaactgtctgacaacaacaggaaggtgaaatATGTGGAGGAGGAACagtcatatcctgatcatccagacagatttgaccCCTTGCATCATCTTCTGTGTAGTAATGTTCTGACTGGTCGTTGTTATTGGGAGGTGGAGTGGGGCAGAGCAATTGATGTTTCAGTGAATTACAGAGGAGTCAGGAGAAAAGGAAACAGTAGAGACTGTTGCTCTGGAGGAAACAATCAGTCTTGGAGTCTCATCTGCGATCATCCTGATGATagtcataaatattttttcaggcACAATGGCAAACATACCTACATCTCCTCCTTCTCGTCCTCGGTCTctaacagagtagcagtgtatgtggactgtcctgctgggactctgtccttctacagagtctcctctgacaaactgatccacctccacaccttcaacaccacattcactgaacctctgtatcctggaCTTGAAGCCAGGATGCCTGGTTCCTGGTTGTCTCTGTGTCCAGAGTAG
- the LOC137125473 gene encoding NLR family CARD domain-containing protein 3-like isoform X2 — translation MYCTLVVCCFCCNPLWAGWTSCCWFHSLQICGGPDSAGPGPEPSCVSFKSDWSAERYIDFKGQEPSPVKREDQQSSEVPSGQSAQQHQTHLDSIFMLLEDNIVTFVKNELKKIQKSPDYPECLESQKGDEELLDGEDEEQRRSSRESFLKITVNFLRRMKQEKLADCLQRAHSKHKLKSHMKQKFQFVFEGITKAGNPVVLNQIYTELYITEGGTREVNDEHEVRQIETASRKLVRPETTIRHEDIFKASPGRDGSIRTVMTKGVAGIGKTVLTQKFTLDWAEEKANQDIQFTFPLTFRELNVLKEKKFSLVELVHLLFPETKGICRFEEFQVVFIFDGLDECRLPLDFHNNEILTDVTESTSVDVLLTNLIRGNLLPSARLWITTRPAAANQIPPECVDMVTEVRGFTDPQKEEYFRKRFRDEEQTSIISHIKISRSLHIMCHIPVFCWITATVLEDVLKTSDGAELPKTLTEMYIHFLLVQTRLKNIKYDGGAETDPHWSPENRKMIESLGKLAFEQLQKGNLIFYESDLTECGIDIRAASVYSGVFTQIFKEERGLYQDKVFCFVHLSVQEFLAALHVHLTFINSGINLLTEQLTFDKRSKLFYQSAVDKVLQSPNGHLDLFLRFLLGLSLQNNQTLLKGLLRQSRGRSKTNQDTVHYIKKKISDNLSAEKSINLFHCLNELNDCSLVEEIQQYLRSGSLSRDELSPAQWSALGFILLSSGKDLDMFNLKEYCGSEEALLRLLPVLKASKKLLLSGCNLSERSCEALSSVLSSQSSSLRELDLSNNNLQDSGVKLLSDGLKSPHCQLETLSLSGCNLSETSCEALSSVLSSKSSSLRELDLSNNNLQDSGVKLLSDGLKSPHCQLETLRLTDCNLSERSCEALSSVLISQSSSLRELDLSNNNLQDSGVKLLSDGLKSPDCQLGNLRLSGCLITEKGCASVASALSSNASHLRELDLSYNHPGDSGVKLLSAGVKTLKVEPGGERWLRPGLRKYFCQLTIDTNTVNRKLQLSDNNRKVKYVEEEQSYPDHPDRFDPLHHLLCSNVLTGRCYWEVEWGRAIDVSVNYRGVRRKGNSRDCCSGGNNQSWSLICDHPDDSHKYFFRHNGKHTYISSFSSSVSNRVAVYVDCPAGTLSFYRVSSDKLIHLHTFNTTFTEPLYPGLEARMPGSWLSLCPE, via the exons ATGTATTGTACTTTGGTTGTCTGCTGTTTTTGCTGTAATCCACTCTGGGCAGGATGGACTTCATGCTGCTGGTTTCACAGTTTGCA AATCTGCGGAggaccagactctgctggaccTGGACCTGAGCCCAGCTGTGTCTCCTTCAAGAGTGACTGGTCAGCTGAACGCTACATTGATTTTAAAGGACAAGAACCTTCTCCTGTAAAAAG AGAGgaccagcagagctcagaggttcccAGTGGTCAGTCtgcccagcagcatcaaacacacctggactccatatttatg ctgctggaggacaacattgtcacttttgtgaagaatGAGCTGAAGAAGATCCAGAAGAGTCCAGATTACCCAGAATGCTTAGAGAGTCAGAAGGGGGATGAGGAGTTGTTGGAtggtgaggatgaagagcagaggaggagcagcagagagtcatttctgaagatcacagtgaacttcctgaggagaatgaagcaggagaagctggctgactgtctgcagagag CACATTCCAAACATAAACTCAAGTCTCACATGAAGCAGAAGTTCCAGTTTGTGTTTGAAGGCATcactaaagcaggaaacccagtcgttctgaatcagatctacacagagctctacatcacagagggagggactagagaggtcaatgatgaacatgaggtcagacagattgaaacagcatccaggaaactagtcagaccagaaacaacaatcagacatgaagacatctttaaagcctcacctggaagagatggatCAATCAgaacagtgatgacaaagggagtggctggcattgggaaaacagtcttaacacaaaagttcactctggactgggctgaggaaaaagccaaccaggacatacagttcacatttccattgactttcagagagctgaatgtgctgaaagagaaaaagttcagcttggtggaacttgttcatctcctctttcctgaaaccaaaggaatctgcaggtttgaagagttccaggttgtgttcatctttgacggtctggatgagtgtcgacttcctctagacttccacaacaatgagatcctaACTGATGTCACAGAGTCcacttcagtggatgtgctgctgacaaacctcattagagggaatctgcttccctctgctcgcctctggatcaccacacgacctgcagcagccaatcagatccctcctgagtgtgttgacatggtgacagaggtcagagggttcactgacccacagaaggaggagtacttcaggaagagattcagagatgaggagcaaaCCAgcatcatctcccacatcaagatatcacgaagcctccacatcatgtgccacatcccagtcttctgctggatcactgctacagttctggaggatgtgttgaaaaccagtGATGGAgcagagctgcccaagaccctgactgagatgtacatccacttcctctTGGTTCAGACCAGactgaagaacatcaagtatgatggaggtgctgagacagatccacactggagtccagagaacaggaagatgattgagtctctgggaaaactggcttttgagcagctgcagaaaggaaacctgatcttctatgaatcagacctgacagagtgtggcattgatatcagagcagcctcagtgtactcaggagtgtttacacagatctttaaagaggagagaggactgtaccaggacaaggtgttctgcttcgtccatctgagtgttcaggagtttctggctgctcttcatgtccatctgacattcATCAACTCCGGAATCAATCTGCTGACTGAACAATTAACTTTTGACAAAAGGTCCAAATTGTTCTATCAGAGTGCTGTGGACAAGGTCTTacagagtccaaatggacacTTGGATTTGTTCCTTCGTTTTCTTCTAGGTCTTTCACTGCAGAACAATCAGACTCTGCTAAAAGGTCTTCTTAGACAGTCCAGAGGTCgatcaaaaacaaatcaggacacAGTGCATtacatcaagaagaagatcagtgataatctgtctgcagagaaaagcatcaacctgttccactgtctgaatgaactgaatgattgtTCTCTAGTGGAGGAGATCCAACAGTACCTGAGATCAGGAAGTCTCTCTAGGGATGAattgtctcctgctcagtggtcagctctgggTTTCATCTTGCTGTCATCAGGAAAAGATCTGGACATGTTTAACCTGAAGGAATATTGTGGTTCAGAAgaggctcttctgaggctgctgcctGTGTTAAAAGCTTCTAAGAAACTTCT Tctgagtggctgtaacctctcagagagaagctgtgaagctctgtcctcagttctcagctcccagtcctctagtctgagagaactggacctgagtaacaacaacctgcaggattcaggagtgaaattactctctgatggactgaagagtccacactgtcaactggagactctcag cctgagtggctgtaacctctcagaaacaagctgtgaagctctgtcctcagttctcagctccaagtcctctagtctgagagaactggacctgagtaacaacaacctgcaggattcaggagtgaaattactctctgatggactgaagagtccacactgtcaactggagactctcag GCTGACTgactgtaacctctcagagagaagctgtgaagctctgtcctcagttctcatctcccagtcctctagtctgagagaactggacctgagtaacaacaacctgcaggattcaggagtgaaattaCTCTCTGATGGACTGAAGAGTCCAGACTGTCAGCTGGGGAATCTCAG actgtcaggttgtctgatcacagagaaaggttgtgcttctgtggcctcagctctgagctccaacgcctcccatctgagagaactggacctgagctacaatcatccaggagactcaggagtgaagttGCTGTCTGCTGGAGTTAAAACTCTCAA GGTGGAGCCTGGTGGAGAACGATGGCTGAGaccaggtctgaggaagt atttctgtcaactcACAATCGACACAAACACCGTGAACAGGAaactacaactgtctgacaacaacaggaaggtgaaatATGTGGAGGAGGAACagtcatatcctgatcatccagacagatttgaccCCTTGCATCATCTTCTGTGTAGTAATGTTCTGACTGGTCGTTGTTATTGGGAGGTGGAGTGGGGCAGAGCAATTGATGTTTCAGTGAATTACAGAGGAGTCAGGAGAAAAGGAAACAGTAGAGACTGTTGCTCTGGAGGAAACAATCAGTCTTGGAGTCTCATCTGCGATCATCCTGATGATagtcataaatattttttcaggcACAATGGCAAACATACCTACATCTCCTCCTTCTCGTCCTCGGTCTctaacagagtagcagtgtatgtggactgtcctgctgggactctgtccttctacagagtctcctctgacaaactgatccacctccacaccttcaacaccacattcactgaacctctgtatcctggaCTTGAAGCCAGGATGCCTGGTTCCTGGTTGTCTCTGTGTCCAGAGTAG
- the LOC137125473 gene encoding NLR family CARD domain-containing protein 3-like isoform X3, with translation MLLEDNIVTFVKNELKKIQKSPDYPECLESQKGDEELLDGEDEEQRRSSRESFLKITVNFLRRMKQEKLADCLQRAHSKHKLKSHMKQKFQFVFEGITKAGNPVVLNQIYTELYITEGGTREVNDEHEVRQIETASRKLVRPETTIRHEDIFKASPGRDGSIRTVMTKGVAGIGKTVLTQKFTLDWAEEKANQDIQFTFPLTFRELNVLKEKKFSLVELVHLLFPETKGICRFEEFQVVFIFDGLDECRLPLDFHNNEILTDVTESTSVDVLLTNLIRGNLLPSARLWITTRPAAANQIPPECVDMVTEVRGFTDPQKEEYFRKRFRDEEQTSIISHIKISRSLHIMCHIPVFCWITATVLEDVLKTSDGAELPKTLTEMYIHFLLVQTRLKNIKYDGGAETDPHWSPENRKMIESLGKLAFEQLQKGNLIFYESDLTECGIDIRAASVYSGVFTQIFKEERGLYQDKVFCFVHLSVQEFLAALHVHLTFINSGINLLTEQLTFDKRSKLFYQSAVDKVLQSPNGHLDLFLRFLLGLSLQNNQTLLKGLLRQSRGRSKTNQDTVHYIKKKISDNLSAEKSINLFHCLNELNDCSLVEEIQQYLRSGSLSRDELSPAQWSALGFILLSSGKDLDMFNLKEYCGSEEALLRLLPVLKASKKLLLSGCNLSERSCEALSSVLSSQSSSLRELDLSNNNLQDSGVKLLSDGLKSPHCQLETLSLSGCNLSETSCEALSSVLSSKSSSLRELDLSNNNLQDSGVKLLSDGLKSPHCQLETLRLTDCNLSERSCEALSSVLISQSSSLRELDLSNNNLQDSGVKLLSDGLKSPDCQLGNLRLSGCLITEKGCASVASALSSNASHLRELDLSYNHPGDSGVKLLSAGVKTLKVEPGGERWLRPGLRKYFCQLTIDTNTVNRKLQLSDNNRKVKYVEEEQSYPDHPDRFDPLHHLLCSNVLTGRCYWEVEWGRAIDVSVNYRGVRRKGNSRDCCSGGNNQSWSLICDHPDDSHKYFFRHNGKHTYISSFSSSVSNRVAVYVDCPAGTLSFYRVSSDKLIHLHTFNTTFTEPLYPGLEARMPGSWLSLCPE, from the exons atg ctgctggaggacaacattgtcacttttgtgaagaatGAGCTGAAGAAGATCCAGAAGAGTCCAGATTACCCAGAATGCTTAGAGAGTCAGAAGGGGGATGAGGAGTTGTTGGAtggtgaggatgaagagcagaggaggagcagcagagagtcatttctgaagatcacagtgaacttcctgaggagaatgaagcaggagaagctggctgactgtctgcagagag CACATTCCAAACATAAACTCAAGTCTCACATGAAGCAGAAGTTCCAGTTTGTGTTTGAAGGCATcactaaagcaggaaacccagtcgttctgaatcagatctacacagagctctacatcacagagggagggactagagaggtcaatgatgaacatgaggtcagacagattgaaacagcatccaggaaactagtcagaccagaaacaacaatcagacatgaagacatctttaaagcctcacctggaagagatggatCAATCAgaacagtgatgacaaagggagtggctggcattgggaaaacagtcttaacacaaaagttcactctggactgggctgaggaaaaagccaaccaggacatacagttcacatttccattgactttcagagagctgaatgtgctgaaagagaaaaagttcagcttggtggaacttgttcatctcctctttcctgaaaccaaaggaatctgcaggtttgaagagttccaggttgtgttcatctttgacggtctggatgagtgtcgacttcctctagacttccacaacaatgagatcctaACTGATGTCACAGAGTCcacttcagtggatgtgctgctgacaaacctcattagagggaatctgcttccctctgctcgcctctggatcaccacacgacctgcagcagccaatcagatccctcctgagtgtgttgacatggtgacagaggtcagagggttcactgacccacagaaggaggagtacttcaggaagagattcagagatgaggagcaaaCCAgcatcatctcccacatcaagatatcacgaagcctccacatcatgtgccacatcccagtcttctgctggatcactgctacagttctggaggatgtgttgaaaaccagtGATGGAgcagagctgcccaagaccctgactgagatgtacatccacttcctctTGGTTCAGACCAGactgaagaacatcaagtatgatggaggtgctgagacagatccacactggagtccagagaacaggaagatgattgagtctctgggaaaactggcttttgagcagctgcagaaaggaaacctgatcttctatgaatcagacctgacagagtgtggcattgatatcagagcagcctcagtgtactcaggagtgtttacacagatctttaaagaggagagaggactgtaccaggacaaggtgttctgcttcgtccatctgagtgttcaggagtttctggctgctcttcatgtccatctgacattcATCAACTCCGGAATCAATCTGCTGACTGAACAATTAACTTTTGACAAAAGGTCCAAATTGTTCTATCAGAGTGCTGTGGACAAGGTCTTacagagtccaaatggacacTTGGATTTGTTCCTTCGTTTTCTTCTAGGTCTTTCACTGCAGAACAATCAGACTCTGCTAAAAGGTCTTCTTAGACAGTCCAGAGGTCgatcaaaaacaaatcaggacacAGTGCATtacatcaagaagaagatcagtgataatctgtctgcagagaaaagcatcaacctgttccactgtctgaatgaactgaatgattgtTCTCTAGTGGAGGAGATCCAACAGTACCTGAGATCAGGAAGTCTCTCTAGGGATGAattgtctcctgctcagtggtcagctctgggTTTCATCTTGCTGTCATCAGGAAAAGATCTGGACATGTTTAACCTGAAGGAATATTGTGGTTCAGAAgaggctcttctgaggctgctgcctGTGTTAAAAGCTTCTAAGAAACTTCT Tctgagtggctgtaacctctcagagagaagctgtgaagctctgtcctcagttctcagctcccagtcctctagtctgagagaactggacctgagtaacaacaacctgcaggattcaggagtgaaattactctctgatggactgaagagtccacactgtcaactggagactctcag cctgagtggctgtaacctctcagaaacaagctgtgaagctctgtcctcagttctcagctccaagtcctctagtctgagagaactggacctgagtaacaacaacctgcaggattcaggagtgaaattactctctgatggactgaagagtccacactgtcaactggagactctcag GCTGACTgactgtaacctctcagagagaagctgtgaagctctgtcctcagttctcatctcccagtcctctagtctgagagaactggacctgagtaacaacaacctgcaggattcaggagtgaaattaCTCTCTGATGGACTGAAGAGTCCAGACTGTCAGCTGGGGAATCTCAG actgtcaggttgtctgatcacagagaaaggttgtgcttctgtggcctcagctctgagctccaacgcctcccatctgagagaactggacctgagctacaatcatccaggagactcaggagtgaagttGCTGTCTGCTGGAGTTAAAACTCTCAA GGTGGAGCCTGGTGGAGAACGATGGCTGAGaccaggtctgaggaagt atttctgtcaactcACAATCGACACAAACACCGTGAACAGGAaactacaactgtctgacaacaacaggaaggtgaaatATGTGGAGGAGGAACagtcatatcctgatcatccagacagatttgaccCCTTGCATCATCTTCTGTGTAGTAATGTTCTGACTGGTCGTTGTTATTGGGAGGTGGAGTGGGGCAGAGCAATTGATGTTTCAGTGAATTACAGAGGAGTCAGGAGAAAAGGAAACAGTAGAGACTGTTGCTCTGGAGGAAACAATCAGTCTTGGAGTCTCATCTGCGATCATCCTGATGATagtcataaatattttttcaggcACAATGGCAAACATACCTACATCTCCTCCTTCTCGTCCTCGGTCTctaacagagtagcagtgtatgtggactgtcctgctgggactctgtccttctacagagtctcctctgacaaactgatccacctccacaccttcaacaccacattcactgaacctctgtatcctggaCTTGAAGCCAGGATGCCTGGTTCCTGGTTGTCTCTGTGTCCAGAGTAG